Within Thermococcus indicus, the genomic segment TCCTGAGCAGCAAGGTTAGCGTTTCTTCGACGGCCGTCGCAAAGCACCTTAAAATCATGGAGCGCGAGGGTATATTGAAGTCCTACGAGAGGGAGGGTCCGTTCATCGGCCCGGCCAGAAAATACTACGATATAGCCATATCAAAGACGTACGTTGCCACCGTCACGCCGAACCTGTTCTGGTACCGCGGGCTTGACTTGGGGGGAGAATCCCTGGAGAAAACAAACATAGACCTGTCCCGCATTCCCAAGGATCACGATTCACTCCTGGGCATGGTTCACTCATTCCATGAGCTGACTTCGGAGCTTGAAAAGGTTCTCAAAGCCCTTCAGGCGGTTGAGAGCAGGCGCGAGGTGCTCATGAGGCAGATAAAGGAGCGCTACCTCAAGGAGATCGGCGACATGACCCAGCTCGCGATACTGCACTACATCCTCCTCGTCGGGGAGGCCACCGTTGACGAGCTCAGCGACAGACTCAACCTCAAGGAGAGGGAAGTCCTGGTCAAGGCCCAGGAGCTGGACAGGTTCGTACCGTTAATAATAAAAGACGGCACCATTAAAATTGACGAAGAAAGGCTCAAACAAAAACTTGGCGGTGAAAGCGATGCCAGAGAGGATTAAAGTCATCGTGAACGAGGACCGGTGCTACCTCTGCGGGGGCTGCGCCGGTGTCTGCCCCACCCTTGCAATTGAGGTCCACTCCAGCGGCTGGGAGTTCCTCCAGGACAAGTGCATAAGCTGCAGGATATGCATCAGCGCCTGCCCCGTTGGAGCGCTCAGCGCCGAATCCCTGGAGGTGAGCGAATGAAGGAGATGAAATACGACGTCGTCGTTGTCGGCGCCGGAATCGCCGGGCCGATAGTGGCGAGGAACGTTGCCAAATCAGGTTATTCGGTTCTGCTCATCGATAAGAAGCCCGCCATCGGCACGCCCAAACAGTGCGCCGAGGGCATAAGCATAAAGGTCTTTGAGAAGTACGATATACCCTACGACAGGCGCTTCATCAACCGCGAGATTTACGGAGCAAAGCTCTACTCGCCAAGCGGCTACGAGCTTGAGCTCCGCTATAAAGAGGCCAGTGGCGTTATCCTCGAGAGGAAGGTCTTCGACAAGATGCTGGCCTACTACGCGGCGAAGGCCGGCGCCGACGTCCTTGCCAGAACCGAGGCGCTGGACGTCATCAGGAAGGACGGGAGGATAGCCGGCATCAAGGCCAAGCACGAGGATGAGACGGTTGAAATTCATGCCGATGTCATAGTCGCGGCGGACGGTGTGGAGAGCACGATCGCGAGGAAGGCTGGCATAAACACCTATGCTCCCCCGCATGAGTTCGACTCAAGCTACGAGTACGAGATGCTCATCGAGGGCTACGACCCGGACCTGATACACCTCTGGTTCGGCAACGAGGTTGCCCCGAGGGGCTACGTCTGGGTCTTCCCTAAGGACGAGGACAGGGCCAACGTCGGAATAGGCATCAACTCAGACAACCCGCAGACTGCCAAGTACTACCTCGACAAGTGGCTGAAGGAGAACAACATCCCCGCGAAGAAAATCCTCGAGGTGAACGTTGGCGTTGTTCCGGTCGGCGGCTTCGTCAAGGAACTCGTCAAGGACAACGTTCTCGTGGTCGGCGATGCCGCCAGGCAGGTAAACCCGATGCACGGCGGGGGAATGGCCGAGGCCATGGAGGCCGGAACGATAGCGAGTAAGTGGATAGTCAAGACCCTCGAAGAGGAGAACCTCGCGCTGCTCAGGAACTACACGACCGAATGGTGGGAGACCGACGGAGAGAGGCTTCAGAAGGTTCTCAAGGTCAGGAAGGTCACGGAGAAGCTCAGCGACGAGGACCTGGACCTCTTCATCCAGATACTCAGCGGCGCCGACGCAGAAAAGATAGCGGGCGGCGACTACGGGGAGGTTATCAGGGCGCTCCTCAAGCACCCGAAGGTCATCCTCAGCCCGAGGAGAATAAAGCTCCTCAGGGAGCTTCTCTGAGCCTGAATCCCTTTCCCTTCTTCCTTGAAAACACCACTATTTCTCTCGCTTTCCCGATGCTCAGGCTTCCCCAGGGGGAGTGTAGGTCTTTGGAGTTCTCGATGAAGTAGTAAAGCTCCACGTCGCCGGAAACTGTTTTTCTAAAGGCCAAAACGTCTGGGAGCTCGGCTATCTCCTCACAGGTTCCGTCAGAGCATTCCAATGGCTCTCCGTCGAGTCCCTCGCCAAGCTCAAGGGCGAGAAGCCAGGCAGTTTCATCGATCGAAGCAGGGTATAGCGTGTAGAGCCTCCTGACGGCCTTCAAGAGAACGGGAAAGCGCCTGTCTCCCTTGTCTATCCCGTAGCCGATGCTCCTCAGCGGATCCCTGACTGGCCTCCCATGGAGGGCGTTTCTGAGCTGGACGACGCGGTTGGCCCAGACCATCGTCGGTTTCGGTTCGCTGAGGAGTGAGAAGCGCCTGTCAATGGAAAAGCCCCTCTCAGGATTCAGTTCCCTGAGAGGAGAAAGCCAGAGGTCAAGTTCTGGTTCGCTGACCAGGAGGTGGCCGGCTTTGAGGACGTCGAGCCCCTCAAGGAACAGCCGGTAGGAGCCCTCGATGATATCGTCCCGTCCAAGGGGGAAAGCGTAGAGGCTCGCGTCAGCCAAACCGAGGACGAACGTCGACTGAACCTCAAGAAGGCTCGCCAGGGTTACCTCGTCCAGCCTAACCTCATCCCTCAATCTCTCCAGGAACTCGCGGGCATTGTCGAGCAGAACTTTGGCGGTCCTTTCCCACTCCTCCATGGTAAGAACTCCGCAAAAGGGAAGATAAGGCTATCGCTTCCTCCAATCCCTGCAGTTCATGTCAACGCATATCTCGTACTCGCGGCCCTTCTCGCGTATCTTGACCACCGGCGCGCCGTTGCAACAGGTTTTGCCCGTTGGAATTATCTCGCCGCGCTGGAGGAGCGGATAGGTGACGTTGCACTCCGGCCAGTTGGAGCAGCCGACGAAGCGCTTGCCCGTCTTCCGGTTGTACCGCACCACGAGATCGCCACCGCACTTGGGACACTTACCTATCACGAGGTGCTCCTTCCTCCGCGCTCCCCCGTCAACGGCCTTTTTAACCGCCTTCTCCTCTTCCTCGCTGAGCTCCTTTACCGCGCCGGCCTTTCTGGCTGCCGTTTTTGAAGTGGTCGCTCCGGTTCCGGTCGTCTCCATGAGCATCTTTCCTATGTCGAGCTCCTTCTCCTTGAAAACCTGGAGGATTTTAATGAGCTGGTTCTTGCTCTCCTCGATGACGCCCTCCCTGTCGGCCTTCCCGGCCATAATCTCCTCCATCCTCTCTTCGAAGGCCTTCGTCAGCTCGACGCTCACTATGTCGGGCACGTTCCTTTCCAGGGCCTCAACGACGCGCATGCCGAGCGGGGTTACCTTTATCTTCCGCTTGCCCTCGATGTAGCCGCGGCTGTAGAGGGTCTCCAGAATCTGGGCGCGCGTTGCTTTGGTCCCTATGCCAAGGTCCTCCATCCTCTTGATAACCGCCGCGGGTGAATAGCGCGCGGGGGGCTTCGTCTTCTTCTTCTCGCGCTTTATCTGGATGACATTTACCGGTTCGCCCTCCTTGAAGGCCGGAAGGATCACCTCGTCGAACTTGACGTACTTGCCGTAGACCTTCAGCCAGCCTTCCTTCACGGTCCTCGCCCCACCCAGGATGAAGCGGTGGGAGTTGGAGTCTATGACCACCTTCATTATCTCCCTGACGGCCGGCTCCATGAAGAGGGCCAGAAAGCGCCTGACCACGAGGTCGTAGATGTTCTGCTCATCCTTCGTGAGGTCACCGGGCTTCGGCAATTCGCCAGTTGGATAGATTGCCGGGTGGGCGGGGTCGTCCTTCTTGCCCTCGACGGGCTTGAGCCTCTCCTTACCCAGGAGCTCGTGGGCGAAGGGCTTGTACTCCGGCAGCTTGGCAAGGTTCTGGAGAATGGAGCGGAAGTTGAGGTTCTTGGGGAGCTTCTGCGAGCTTGTCCTCGGGTACGATTGTAAACCCCTCTCATACAGCTTCTGTGCAATTTCCAGCGTCTTCTTCGGGCTGTAACCGAAGGCGGAATAAGCTTCCCTCTGAAGGGTTCCGAGGTCGAAGGGCACCGGCGGATTCCTCTTCTGCTGCTTGACCTCGACCTTCTCGACGAAGGCCGGGCCCTTCCTAGCCTCCTCAACGATGCGCTTCGCCTCATCCTCATCGAGTATGCGCTCCTTCTCATAGGCCGCCGTGTACTGCTCCCCATTCTTCTCGAGGAGCATCTTTATTACCCAGTACGGTGTGGGCTTGAAGTTCTGAATCTCTTTCTCCCTGTCAACCAGAAACTTAAGCGTCGGCCCCTGAACGCGGCCGGTGGAGAGAACCTGCCATTTGCCGCTGGCGCGCTTTATGGCGGAGGTGAGTGCCCTGGAGAGGTTCACACCCCAGTACCAGTCAAGGACGTGGCGCGCTATTCCGGCATCGGCCATTCCGAAGTTTATCGTCGGTTCGAGGTTGTACCATGCCTTCAGAAGGTCCTTTTTGGTGAGGGCGGAGAACTTCATTCTCTTCGCCCTGGAGGGGTCGACGCCGCAGGCGTACTTGAGGGCGGTGTAGCCGATAACCTCACCCTCCGTGTCATAGTCGCAGGCCACCACGAACTCGTCAGCCCTCCTGGCAAGCGTTGCCAAAGCTTTGATGTAGTCCTTGGCGTAGCCCTTGCCCTTCTCGGCGACATAGACAGGTACCCACTCGATATCGAAGATGGGGTAACCGTAGGTCTTCACCTTGGGGGCGAGGGAGAAGAGGTGGCCCACGGCGGGGGCTACTATTATCCTCTCTCCGTCGCGGGTGAACTCGTAGTAGCCTACCTTTCCTATCGTTTTTCTCACGGGTTTGCCTTCCGCCAACGCATAGGCGATTTTGCGGGCAACGTTGGGTTTCTCGGCTATGATGAGCGTGACCATGACGACACCTTGAGGCGATTGGGGAATCAGCTATAAAAATCCTGCGGAGCAAGCTTTTGGAAAGGGCTTGCCACGAACCTTTGGCGAAGATTTTCCTAAAAGCCCCAGCGAAAAGCTTAATAAGGAACCCCCCCATGCACCTACCGCGGGCATGGGGCCGTAGGGTAGCCTGGTCCATCCTGCGGGCTTTGGGAGCCCGTGACCCGGGTTCGAATCCCGGCGGCCCCACCATAAGAAACTTTGCCTGCGCAAAGTTTCATCAAAGTTGGTGATTCCTTTTGTGGTGGTAGTTTTTGAGTTGGGGTTTCTCTTCGAGTCTCCTCTTTGAATGAGTGAATCCTTCTCGATGGTTCCTTTTTGCGGGTTCAAATCTTTTTGCGCTCCTTTGGAGCGCGATTCTAAGTAGAACCCACATGGAAAATGCTTCAGTTCCTTGGATTCAACCCCAAGGGATTAGTTTAAATTTGAAACCCCTCACAAGAAAGCCCCAAAGAGGAATCACAAACTTTTGGTGAAGCTTTTTCCAAAAGCTTCCTTCGCAAGCGCTGGCGGAAAATAAGGTGCCTTTTTGTGATATTGCAGATTCTGAAGTGGGTTTCTACTCAACTGTTCTTTTGGGAGTGTTTCACTCTTCAAACGGCGTCCAAAGGACGCCAATAATAAAGTTGGAACTGTTTGAGGGTCTGTATTTAGTGTTAAACCCTTCTAAAGCTGCTTTTGAGTAGTGCACGACTGATTTTTGTCCCTTTGGATGAGAAAGAATTCTTTGGTCAAACTTTGCTTTGCAAAGTTTGCTCGCCTGCGCGACGTCGGGCTCTGCTCTGGTGTGAACTGAGATGATAAGGTTTATAAGACAACGTCCCAACCCAACGTGAGGCGAGACCGGTGGGGCGGGAGATAACCGAGGAAAAGCTCCAGAAGTACTTTAGAATCACCGAAGAGGCTTTAAAAACCCTTGAAATAGCCGTCCACGAGAAGAGCCTTCTTAGGGGCGTCGCGGAGGATTTTCTGACGATGGCGAGGAGCTATTTCAACGACGCCAGGTACTACTACGAGAGGGGCGACTACGTGACGGCTTTCGCGGCACTCAACTACGCGCATGGTTTTATCGACGCCGGCGTGAGGCTTGGCGTTTTCAGGGGAGAGGATGACAGACTTTTTGCCTTCGGCTGAGGTGAGAGCCATGGGAGACTACGTCGTCGTTTTGGAGGCACCCATAATCGTGAGGGACGTCGAGACCAGCGAGGACGCGATAAACGTTGCGGTTTCCAAGGTCGCCAAGGCGCTCAATAAGGAGAAGCTTGATTTCGTGAGGGTTGAAATAGGCTACTCCCAGTGCCCCGTCTGCGGGGCCCACTTTGAGAGTGCCTTCGTCATTGGCTCGGTGGGTCTCGTGGGGATGTACCTCACGATTAAGGTGTACAACGCCCAGACCATCGAGCACGCCGAGAGGATAGCCAAGGCCGTCATCGGCAAGGCCCTCAAGAAGGTTCCCCTCAAGGTCTATGAGATAAGGGAGCTGACCGAGGAGGACGAGGGGGACGGCGTGGAGCTTGGGGAGTGATCAGGTTTCTCCCTCAATTTCCTCTTCTGGAATCGTCTCCACGTACACCCACAGTGCGCCCAGGCTGTTTATCACGTACCTCACCGCCCCGAGGGGGAGCAGGATGAGCAGCGTCAGCGCCCCCATGTAGTATTCGTACTGGAGAACCAGAAAGACGTCCACAATCGAGAGGCCCAGCCCCAGGGTGAAGTAACCGCCGGGGTTGGCCCTGGCGACGCGCCATATCTCCCCCACGACCCCCACGTTCCCCGTGAAGTAGTACGCCGGGACGACGAGCGCGAAGGTAGGTGTGGCCAGTATCCCGGCTACGAAGGAGCCGAATGGG encodes:
- a CDS encoding DUF362 domain-containing protein encodes the protein MPERIKVIVNEDRCYLCGGCAGVCPTLAIEVHSSGWEFLQDKCISCRICISACPVGALSAESLEVSE
- a CDS encoding geranylgeranyl reductase family protein produces the protein MKEMKYDVVVVGAGIAGPIVARNVAKSGYSVLLIDKKPAIGTPKQCAEGISIKVFEKYDIPYDRRFINREIYGAKLYSPSGYELELRYKEASGVILERKVFDKMLAYYAAKAGADVLARTEALDVIRKDGRIAGIKAKHEDETVEIHADVIVAADGVESTIARKAGINTYAPPHEFDSSYEYEMLIEGYDPDLIHLWFGNEVAPRGYVWVFPKDEDRANVGIGINSDNPQTAKYYLDKWLKENNIPAKKILEVNVGVVPVGGFVKELVKDNVLVVGDAARQVNPMHGGGMAEAMEAGTIASKWIVKTLEEENLALLRNYTTEWWETDGERLQKVLKVRKVTEKLSDEDLDLFIQILSGADAEKIAGGDYGEVIRALLKHPKVILSPRRIKLLRELL
- a CDS encoding DUF357 domain-containing protein, coding for MGREITEEKLQKYFRITEEALKTLEIAVHEKSLLRGVAEDFLTMARSYFNDARYYYERGDYVTAFAALNYAHGFIDAGVRLGVFRGEDDRLFAFG
- the topA gene encoding DNA topoisomerase I yields the protein MVTLIIAEKPNVARKIAYALAEGKPVRKTIGKVGYYEFTRDGERIIVAPAVGHLFSLAPKVKTYGYPIFDIEWVPVYVAEKGKGYAKDYIKALATLARRADEFVVACDYDTEGEVIGYTALKYACGVDPSRAKRMKFSALTKKDLLKAWYNLEPTINFGMADAGIARHVLDWYWGVNLSRALTSAIKRASGKWQVLSTGRVQGPTLKFLVDREKEIQNFKPTPYWVIKMLLEKNGEQYTAAYEKERILDEDEAKRIVEEARKGPAFVEKVEVKQQKRNPPVPFDLGTLQREAYSAFGYSPKKTLEIAQKLYERGLQSYPRTSSQKLPKNLNFRSILQNLAKLPEYKPFAHELLGKERLKPVEGKKDDPAHPAIYPTGELPKPGDLTKDEQNIYDLVVRRFLALFMEPAVREIMKVVIDSNSHRFILGGARTVKEGWLKVYGKYVKFDEVILPAFKEGEPVNVIQIKREKKKTKPPARYSPAAVIKRMEDLGIGTKATRAQILETLYSRGYIEGKRKIKVTPLGMRVVEALERNVPDIVSVELTKAFEERMEEIMAGKADREGVIEESKNQLIKILQVFKEKELDIGKMLMETTGTGATTSKTAARKAGAVKELSEEEEKAVKKAVDGGARRKEHLVIGKCPKCGGDLVVRYNRKTGKRFVGCSNWPECNVTYPLLQRGEIIPTGKTCCNGAPVVKIREKGREYEICVDMNCRDWRKR
- a CDS encoding DUF555 domain-containing protein; this encodes MGDYVVVLEAPIIVRDVETSEDAINVAVSKVAKALNKEKLDFVRVEIGYSQCPVCGAHFESAFVIGSVGLVGMYLTIKVYNAQTIEHAERIAKAVIGKALKKVPLKVYEIRELTEEDEGDGVELGE
- the surR gene encoding sulfur metabolism transcriptional regulator SurR; the protein is MTEPDIFYILGNKVRRDLLSHLTCTECYFSFLSSKVSVSSTAVAKHLKIMEREGILKSYEREGPFIGPARKYYDIAISKTYVATVTPNLFWYRGLDLGGESLEKTNIDLSRIPKDHDSLLGMVHSFHELTSELEKVLKALQAVESRREVLMRQIKERYLKEIGDMTQLAILHYILLVGEATVDELSDRLNLKEREVLVKAQELDRFVPLIIKDGTIKIDEERLKQKLGGESDARED